GGCCCGGCGGTGTATGGGGAAATCCCGGGAAGGCCTCGCGTGAAAAAGGAGAGCAGGTTATAGCGCTGATTCTTGAAAAAATAATAGATATAATAGATATGATAGAGAAATGAAGGGAGCAACCACCCTCTTTCTCATCCGTCACGGCCATACAGTAGGCGGTGAAGAAAAGAGATACAAGGGACATATCGACGTCGAGCTGTCGGAGACAGGGGAGAGGGTTATACAGAGACTCACGGAAAATCTGCAGAGGCTTGATCATACCCTGGACGCCATCTACTGCTCTGACCTCAAACGGGCTACAAAAAGTGCCGCAATACTCTCTGACCCCCTGGGGCTGAAACCGGTTGTGATCCCCGAGTTAAGGGAGCGGAGTTTTGGCAGGTGGGAGGGGATGAGCTTTGAGGAAATCTCAGAAGAGTATCCCGGGGAATTCGGGAAATGGAAGGCAGACCCCCTGAAGTTCAGCCCACCTGACGGGGAGAGCACTCTTGAGGTGAAGGAACGCACCTTGAGCGCAGTCAACGGCCTGTTGAAAAGACATCAGGGAGAGACGTTTTGCATTGTGGCACATGGTGGCGTAAACAGGATTATTCTTTGTCATTTTATGGGGTTACCGCTTAAAAACATCTTCAGGATAGATCAGGATTACGGATGCCTGAACATCATTGAAATATATGAAGACGGTTTTCCGGTCATCAAACTCTTGAACGGAGCCGCAGAATGCCTGCCCCAAAGAGCCGGGAGTTGACGTGATTGAGAGAGATGCCCTTGAAAAATATTTGATAGAGACCTATGAAGGCGCAAGACTCATCAGGTTTGAACGTCTTGGGTCAGGGGTGCATGGCACGGGATTTTCTCTTATATTTGATACCTCCGGGGGACGAAGAGAATACGTCATTAAAAGCCTTGCAACAGAGGGCCTCGGGCACGATTATCCATCTGACAGGGCAGCAGTCTTTCTCCTTGCATTTAACGAATATGGAACCCTTCCCGAGCATATAAAACCGGTTGATGTGATCTCCCTGCAAACTGACGGCTCTGTAAAGTCGATCAGCGGAGGACAGGAGTACTTCCTCCTGATGGAGACGGCCGAAGGGGTTAATTACTTTCATGACCTCAAGGAGATGAAACAAAAAGAAGCACTTGACAGGGAAGACAGGGAAAAAATCCTGGCACTGACCAATTACCTAAAGGATATCCACTCCGTCAAAAAAGAGTCCAGAACCCTCTACTGGAGGAAACTGCGGGACACGGTAGGCCACGGCGAATGTCTTATGGGTGTCTTTGACTCTTACCCTGACGGGGTTATAAGCTATCAGGATATGGCGGAGATAGAGAAACTCTGCGTGGATTGGCGGGCAAGATTAAAACCTCTTCACAGGAGGCTCTGTCAGGTACACGGAGACTTTCATCCCGGCAATATATGGTTTAACAACAGCAAGTTTGTGCTTCTGGACCGAAGCCGCGGACCCTGGGGAGAGGCAGCAGACGACGTGACTGCGCTGACAATAAACTATATCTTCTATTCAATCATGTACTTCAACCATGTAAAGGACGTCTTCCTTGAGGCACTGACCCTCTTTTACAACAACTATATAGAGGCTGTGGAAGATGAAACCATACTGTCGGTTGTTGCTCCCTTTTATGCATTCAGGGGCGCTGTGGTAGCACACCCTGGATTCTATCCCCAACTGACCCTTGAGCAGCGCATGACTATATTCCGGTTTGTTAAAAATATACTCGCATCCGGAAAATTTGAGCCGGACAGGGTAAATGACTACCTTGCCTGATGTGTTAAAATTCGTTCAGGCTAAAAAATGCCTTTATATAAACAGAGAGATGCTGAATCAAGTTCAGCATGACAGATAGAGATTTTAAGGTCACTAAACAGAGTCTGTGTATAAAGTCAGTCTCTCTATCTGTCATTCCGGCAGTTCTTAAGCCGGAATCCAGTGTTTTCAATGCTTTCCAGATGCCCCGGATGTATCTGGGGCATGACGACATAAAGACATTTATACACAAACTCTAAATACCCTCAGGAGGAAGAGAAGATGAGAAAGGCAAAGATTGAAAGAAAGACAAACGAAACCGATGTCAGCGTTGAGATAAAGATTGACGGAAAGGGAGAACACGAGATCAACACATCCATCCCCTTTGTCGACCATATGCTCTCACTCATGGCCCACCACGGCCTTTTTGACCTTAACTTAAAGGCAACCGGAGACATAGAGGTAGACTACCACCACCTGATGGAGGATATCGGCATCACGATCGGCAGCGCCATAAACAAGGCACTCGGAGAAAAAGAGGGCATAAGGAGATACGGTTTTGCCAAGATCCCCATGGATGAAAGCCTTGCAGAGGTGGTCATAGACCTGAGCGGCAGGTCATACCTTATTTATAAGACACCACCGTCAAAGGGCAGCCTCAGGGACCTTCCCGTGGCACTGTTTGAGGATTTCTTCAGGGCGCTCTCCACTCATGCAATGATGAATCTACACATAACAGTACAGTACGGAAGGGACCTGCATCACATCTACGAGGCCATTTTCAAGGCCTTTGGAAGGGCACTGAATGATGCCACTGCAATGGAGGGAGGGAGAAAAGGGGTTCCTTCTACAAAGGGAAAACTCTGAGCGACTTCTTGATTATATTAATAAATGGTGCCGAAGGGGGGAGTCGAACCCCCACGGAGTTGCCCCCACAAGACCCTGAACCTTGCGTGTCTACCAATTCCACCACTTCGGCATTTAAAAAAGACTATTTTACCATATTATACCCAGACACAGGGATAAAAAACCTCGATTATCGGAAGGAAGCGATATGATGGAGTCTGAACGGTTTTATTTTGTCGTAAAATGAAACCGGATGTTTCATAGACAAAATACCTCGGAGTCCCGGCCGGATGCCGGAACGAGAATGAGTGAAGACTCTGTCATATCGCTTCCAACAACCATTTACCACATATACACGCGGGTTATTATAATATCCATACCGTCAAACTATTGTCAATACTTTCGGCCCCTTTTGTCTCCATGCCTGAGATGCCGCACAGCCATTGGAAGCACAAGCCCTGACATTTTTTACCACTGACTCACCACACCCATAACAGCCCTCTGACACTCTGCAGCCGCCTCTTTCAGCCTCCATCTCCTTCTGTCCCTGTCCTCTACCATATTGCTTATACCCCTTATCTCCAGAAAGGGCACACCGTAAAGCATACAGATATGGGCCACTGATGCACCCTCCATGTTCTCGCATATTGCCCTGTATCTTCTCTGCAGCTCCGCTGCCCTTTCTGCAGTGCCTGTTACAGTGGAGAGCGTGACAAAGGGGCCCTTTCCGGGATTAAAAGAGAGTTTTTTCAATATCCTGCAAGCCTTTTTTACGGGCATGGAGTGTATGGGGATTTTATTAAAGAGATTTCTTTTGGGCCTCTTTGCATTAAGACCCGGTCCGGGATTTGATAAAAGCGGGATCCCCATACCCCGCATATCCATAAATCCAGATGGTGTGACAACCCCTTCATCACCGTATATCTCCTGGTCGGCAACTGCAATGCCACCCACGCTGATACCCGAATCAGGATACGCACCACCAACACCAAAGTTTATGATTATTTCAGGCCGGAACTTCTCCAAAAAGAGTGTGGCTGCATGGGCGGCATTGGTCTTTCCCACACCAGAGGCTACAAGCACAAGACACCTGCCCCGGAGGAGGCCCCTGTAGAAAATCAGCCCGCCATACTCCACCTGTCTCCTGCGGGAGAGATTTTTTAAGACTTCTTCATGTTCAAACTCTACTGCACAGATAAGACCTGTCATGGCGTATAGGTTTTTATTTGCATGAAATCCTGCCCCCTTACCCTTTGGCAACAGGGGTTACATGTTGACTATCTTACTGGATTGGGTAAATAATATGCCATTACAGTTGATAACCCAAAATAGCGATGGGAGATGGATTTATAAAAATGCTTGCGAAACTTAAAACACAGAGACACTGAGACACAGAGAACAGTCTGAAGAGGAGGCCTCATGAGTGAGTTAAAGAAGATGTACCGTACAATTGTGGAAGACCCCTTTCCATCAGATATGACCATCAAATTCGGAGACCAGACCCTTACTTACAGAAAAAAAACCTGGAAGATTCCGGATGCCTCCACCGGCAAGGTGGTTGAAAAAGGGCTCCGTTACGGTGAAAACCCTGACCAGCCTGCAGCACTCTATGAACTTGCGGGCGGCAACCTCGTTCTTGCCGGGTGTGAATTTATCAGTCCCGGTAACGGCCTTGTAAGCAGCATCACTGAAGAGGATATGATACAGGCCGGTAAACATCCCGGAAAGACCAATCTCACAGACATTGATAATGCCCTTAACATCCTCAAGTTTCTGACAAAGAGTCCGGCCGCAGCAATAATGAAGCACAACAACCCATGCGGAGTTGCCTGCGGAGACAGCCTTGTTGATGCCTATGACAAGGCAAACATGGCGGACAGGATTGCAGCCTTTGGGGGCTGCCTTGTTGTAACCCGGGCAATGGACAAGGCAACGGCAGAGCTTGCGAGTGAAAATTATCTGGAGGTAGTTGCTGCACCTGATTTTGAAGACGGGGTTGTCGAGATACTTGCAAAGAGAAAAAACCTGAGGATCGTGAGGATAAGGAAGATTTACGAGCTGCAGAAATACATGGATTTGCCGGTAGTTGAATTCAAGGCACTCATTGACGGTGGCCTCATAGTTCAGCAGTCCCAGATTAACAGGATACGTTCAAAAGAAGATTTTCAGCCTGCCGGGACTGTTTATAAAGGCGGGGAGTACGTTATCAACCGTATGCCGACAGAGAGGGAGTATGAAGACATGCTCTTTGGATGGCATGTAGAGCAGGGAGTCACCTCAAACTCTGTTCTGTTTGTCAAGAACGGTGTAACCGTAGGCATCGGCACAGGAGAGCAGGACAGGGTTGGCGTGGCAGAGATAGCAGTATTCAAGGCATATACCAAACACGCAGATGCACTCTGCTTCCGCCGCCATGGGATACCATACAAACAGTTTGAACTCGAGGCAAAACAGGGCAAGCGCGACCGTAAGGTCCTTGAGGAAATAGACGAAGAGACGCGCAGGGCAAAAGGTGGTCTTATCGGGTCCATAATGGTCTCGGATGCCTTCTTTCCCTTCCGCGACGGGGTGGATGTCGGAATAAAAGAGGGCGTCACCGGTGTTGTCCAGCCCGGAGGTTCCGAGAGGGACTATGAGATAATCACTGCCTGCAATGAAAGCAACGTGACAATGGTCTTTACAGGACAGCGGTTGTTCAAGCACTGATAATCAATGAGCCGACCATGAAAAAAGCTACCCGATGCGTACACAGCGGCACGTACAGGGACAAGAAGACCCGTGGAGTAAATACTCCTGTATTTACCTCCACTTCCTTTGAATATCTGGACAGGGACTACACTGTATATCCACGATACTTCAATACACCCAATCAGCGGGTCGTTGTCGACAAGCTGTGCGCACTGGAAAACGCAGAGGACGGATTAATCTTCAGCTCGGGGATGGCGGCAATCAGCACGGTGCTGCTTACATTCCTCAGCAGCGGTGATCATGCCGTTCTTCAGGAGGATATATACGGAGGCACTCACCATTTTGTAACTGCAGATTTTAAAAGATTCGGAATTGATTACACTTTTGTATCCAATAATGCTGAAGACATTGAAAAAGCAATAAGAGAAAACACCAGGATTATCTTTATTGAATCCCCATCCAACCCCCTGCTCAAGATCACTGATATAAGGGCAGTGGCCAAAGCGGCAAGGACGAGGAATATAATCTCGGCCATTGACAACACCTTTGCAACACCGATCAACCAGAACCCTCTGGACATGGGCATTGACATCGCAATTCACAGCGGCACCAAGTATCTGGGCGGACACAGTGATATATGCTGCGGCGCTGTTGTGAGCAAAAAACACTTGGTTGAAGAAATAAGGAGTTCAGCCACCAACTTCGGCAGCAGCCTGAACGCATATGCCTGCTCCCTGCTTGAAAGAAGCATGAAGACTCTCGGCATCAGGGTGGAAAAACAATGCAGTAACGCACATGAGATTGCAGAATCCCTGCTGAACAATTCAAGGATCAGGAAAGTCTATTATCCCGGACTGAAAAGCCATCCGGGTCATGATACAGCGAAAGGTCAGATGAAGGGATTCGGCGCTATTGTATCCTTTGAAGTGAACGAAGAGAAGACGGAACCGTCTGAATTCGTCAGGAGACTAAAGCTTATCAAGCCTGCCGTCAGTCTCGGAGGAGTTGAAAGCATCATCTGCTCCCCTGCAGCCACCTCACATGAAAAACTGACTGATGAAGAACGTGCAGAGCTGGGGATAACAGATACCCTATTCCGCCTGTCCGTTGGAATTGAAGACTCTGCAGACCTTTTAACGGATATTGAAGAGGCTTTGGGATAGATTGCCTGCTCAGGCATGACCGGGTAAATAGTTCCTGTTTCAGAGAGAATTTCGTGCAAATCAAGGCCTGAATCCAGTGATAAATGGTTGTTGGAAGCGACGGCAATTTAATCTGGGATGTGGAGCTCTGTTTATTATAATAAAAGACCAAAGTGTTTTACTAAGAAAATCGGAGAAATACTTATTAAATTGATAATAATAAGCGATAAATATAAATAACCATGGGAATTCATTAAATAAAGGACTTGACGTTAAACAGAGAAACTGATATTGTTATCATATGATAACAATATATAATCTCAGGAGTTATTGTTGCTTCATAATGCACAGATTGGATTATTTCTTGTTACCCTCAAGGAAGCAATAAACAATGGAAACTTTGTGGTAATTCAAAGGGAGAAAAACAACGAATTCTTAGCCCTCACCGGCATGACACCTCAAGAAAGAGAGAATGTAATATTAACCCTTCAGACAAATGACTATAGGAGCGGACCTGAAGAAGATCGTGGTAATCCTGGGGAGAAAGACATATGGAAATTCGAGAAAAAATATCTTGGTAGAGACATTTATATTAAGTTCAAACTAATCCTTAAAGAAGCGCGATAAAACAAAAAACAAACAGTAAGAGGTAGAAATGCCCCGAATCTATTGGTTAAAATAAGAAGCGTGGGAAGCGCAATAACCAAAGAAAGGGGCATTTCAAGTGAGCAAAATATCTAAA
This sequence is a window from Nitrospirota bacterium. Protein-coding genes within it:
- the mqnB gene encoding futalosine hydrolase; amino-acid sequence: MPKGKGAGFHANKNLYAMTGLICAVEFEHEEVLKNLSRRRQVEYGGLIFYRGLLRGRCLVLVASGVGKTNAAHAATLFLEKFRPEIIINFGVGGAYPDSGISVGGIAVADQEIYGDEGVVTPSGFMDMRGMGIPLLSNPGPGLNAKRPKRNLFNKIPIHSMPVKKACRILKKLSFNPGKGPFVTLSTVTGTAERAAELQRRYRAICENMEGASVAHICMLYGVPFLEIRGISNMVEDRDRRRWRLKEAAAECQRAVMGVVSQW
- the cobC gene encoding alpha-ribazole phosphatase — encoded protein: MKGATTLFLIRHGHTVGGEEKRYKGHIDVELSETGERVIQRLTENLQRLDHTLDAIYCSDLKRATKSAAILSDPLGLKPVVIPELRERSFGRWEGMSFEEISEEYPGEFGKWKADPLKFSPPDGESTLEVKERTLSAVNGLLKRHQGETFCIVAHGGVNRIILCHFMGLPLKNIFRIDQDYGCLNIIEIYEDGFPVIKLLNGAAECLPQRAGS
- a CDS encoding PLP-dependent aspartate aminotransferase family protein, whose product is MKKATRCVHSGTYRDKKTRGVNTPVFTSTSFEYLDRDYTVYPRYFNTPNQRVVVDKLCALENAEDGLIFSSGMAAISTVLLTFLSSGDHAVLQEDIYGGTHHFVTADFKRFGIDYTFVSNNAEDIEKAIRENTRIIFIESPSNPLLKITDIRAVAKAARTRNIISAIDNTFATPINQNPLDMGIDIAIHSGTKYLGGHSDICCGAVVSKKHLVEEIRSSATNFGSSLNAYACSLLERSMKTLGIRVEKQCSNAHEIAESLLNNSRIRKVYYPGLKSHPGHDTAKGQMKGFGAIVSFEVNEEKTEPSEFVRRLKLIKPAVSLGGVESIICSPAATSHEKLTDEERAELGITDTLFRLSVGIEDSADLLTDIEEALG
- the hisB gene encoding imidazoleglycerol-phosphate dehydratase HisB, producing the protein MRKAKIERKTNETDVSVEIKIDGKGEHEINTSIPFVDHMLSLMAHHGLFDLNLKATGDIEVDYHHLMEDIGITIGSAINKALGEKEGIRRYGFAKIPMDESLAEVVIDLSGRSYLIYKTPPSKGSLRDLPVALFEDFFRALSTHAMMNLHITVQYGRDLHHIYEAIFKAFGRALNDATAMEGGRKGVPSTKGKL
- a CDS encoding phosphotransferase, with translation MIERDALEKYLIETYEGARLIRFERLGSGVHGTGFSLIFDTSGGRREYVIKSLATEGLGHDYPSDRAAVFLLAFNEYGTLPEHIKPVDVISLQTDGSVKSISGGQEYFLLMETAEGVNYFHDLKEMKQKEALDREDREKILALTNYLKDIHSVKKESRTLYWRKLRDTVGHGECLMGVFDSYPDGVISYQDMAEIEKLCVDWRARLKPLHRRLCQVHGDFHPGNIWFNNSKFVLLDRSRGPWGEAADDVTALTINYIFYSIMYFNHVKDVFLEALTLFYNNYIEAVEDETILSVVAPFYAFRGAVVAHPGFYPQLTLEQRMTIFRFVKNILASGKFEPDRVNDYLA
- a CDS encoding IMP cyclohydrolase, coding for MSELKKMYRTIVEDPFPSDMTIKFGDQTLTYRKKTWKIPDASTGKVVEKGLRYGENPDQPAALYELAGGNLVLAGCEFISPGNGLVSSITEEDMIQAGKHPGKTNLTDIDNALNILKFLTKSPAAAIMKHNNPCGVACGDSLVDAYDKANMADRIAAFGGCLVVTRAMDKATAELASENYLEVVAAPDFEDGVVEILAKRKNLRIVRIRKIYELQKYMDLPVVEFKALIDGGLIVQQSQINRIRSKEDFQPAGTVYKGGEYVINRMPTEREYEDMLFGWHVEQGVTSNSVLFVKNGVTVGIGTGEQDRVGVAEIAVFKAYTKHADALCFRRHGIPYKQFELEAKQGKRDRKVLEEIDEETRRAKGGLIGSIMVSDAFFPFRDGVDVGIKEGVTGVVQPGGSERDYEIITACNESNVTMVFTGQRLFKH